The following are encoded in a window of Peromyscus leucopus breed LL Stock chromosome X, UCI_PerLeu_2.1, whole genome shotgun sequence genomic DNA:
- the LOC114683258 gene encoding melanoma-associated antigen B4-like — translation MPRGHKNKGHSRSKQRRGNQAPEESQGLQGAQSAVQRESACPPVGQANSPSSSNARASQGAAFPVFPDAVMSCTGSDLGAGVRDVCAVGGSPRAFQAEAFTQPICRDALTKKASMLVEFLLEKFKKSEQFTDADMLKVVNKKYKTQFSDILRKSSSRMEMIFAMQLKKINPNSQSYAIVSKLGLSTAEILSGKRGLPKMGLLMTILGLIFTKGNCATEEEVWKFLSVLGVYAGRKHLIFGEPRRLITKDLVEQNYLEIRKMSEGKSPRYYFLWGSRAHVETSKMKVLEVWAKINDTIPSFFPTPYEEALKDQMERAQPESPVLACTAVMASAHPRCMSCSSSHK, via the coding sequence ATGCCTAGGGGCCACAAGAATAAGGGCCACTCCCGTTCCAAACAACGTCGTGGTAATCAGGCACCTGAGGAGAGCCAAGGTCTCCAGGGTGCTCAATCTGCTGTTCAGAGAGAATCAGCATGTCCTCCTGTTGGCCAAGCTAATTCCCCAAGCTCTTCTAATGCCCGTGCTTCTCAGGGAGCTGCATTTCCTGTCTTTCCTGATGCAGTTATGTCCTGCACAGGCTCTGATCTAGGTGCTGGGGTTCGTGATGTCTGTGCTGTTGGGGGAAGTCCACGTGCTTTCCAGGCAGAAGCCTTCACTCAGCCAATATGTCGAGATGCTCTTACCAAGAAGGCTAGCATGTTGGTAGAGTTCCTGCTAGAGAAGTTTAAGAAGAGTGAACAGTTTACAGATGCTGATATGCTGAAGGTGGTCAACAAGAAATACAAAACACAGTTTTCTGACATCCTCAGGAAATCTTCCTCCCGCATGGAAATGATCTTTGCAATGCAGTTGAAGAAAATCAATCCCAATAGTCAGTCCTATGCTATTGTCAGCAAGCTAGGTCTCTCCACTGCTGAAATTCTAAGTGGCAAGAGGGGGTTGCCAAAGATGGGTCTCCTGATGACCATCTTGGGCCTGATATTCACAAAAGGCAATTGTGCCACTGAGGAAGAGGTCTGGAAATTCCTGAGTGTGTTAGGAGTGTATGCAGGGAGGAAGCACTTGATCTTTGGGGAGCCCCGAAGGCTCATAACCAAAGATCTGGTTGAGCAAAATTACCTTGAGATCCGCAAGATGTCTGAGGGTAAATCCCCTAGATATTATTTCCTGTGGGGTTCCCGGGCCCATGTAGAAACCAGCAAAATGAAAGTCCTGGAAGTTTGGGCTAAGATCAATGACACCATTCCTAGCTTCTTCCCCACTCCATATGAAGAAGCTCTTAAAGATCAAATGGAGAGAGCACAGCCAGAATCTCCAGTCTTGGCTTGCACAGCTGTCATGGCCAGTGCTCATCCCAGGTGCATGTCCTGCAGCTCCTCTCACAAATAG